A single region of the Opitutus sp. genome encodes:
- a CDS encoding transposase has translation MPPFLPPEKAHPEGESENPDHKATPSDAAEVLIVDTPGGRFRAQFAPELPVSPLGALVFFTQYLCATGGFEALVADTPLCYSSNRAHRPRDVIGTLLLGMLSGHYRYAHLAALRGDDIAPSLLGLKSIVSEDCVRRALARIGAEQGQDWLRRHLDQTCHGFLDNQWILDIDVTIKPIYGRQEGASIGYNPQKPGRPSHAYHTYWIATLRLCLDVEVHPGDQSAAGHGFAGLWALIDRLPAERRPHLLRGDCAYGQEALLSEAEARKLNYLFKLRRTAKARELVAALERTTTTAWTDAGQGWQGCESCLRLQGWNRARRVVVLRRRLNDQRHPRARRRLVREQADHALLLNIPDAAACEPIIYEHQILVTSLPYEILTLATLYRERGGAEM, from the coding sequence ATGCCGCCGTTTTTACCGCCGGAAAAAGCTCACCCCGAGGGTGAGTCAGAAAACCCTGATCACAAGGCAACGCCAAGCGATGCCGCCGAGGTGTTGATTGTGGATACACCCGGAGGACGTTTTCGTGCGCAGTTCGCCCCAGAGTTGCCGGTGAGCCCCTTGGGGGCACTGGTGTTTTTCACGCAGTACTTGTGTGCGACAGGAGGCTTCGAGGCACTGGTTGCGGACACGCCGCTTTGTTACAGCAGCAACCGCGCACACCGCCCTCGCGACGTGATTGGAACCCTGCTTTTGGGGATGCTCTCCGGGCACTATCGCTACGCGCACCTCGCGGCCCTGCGCGGCGACGACATTGCCCCGAGCCTGCTCGGACTTAAGTCGATTGTCAGCGAGGATTGTGTGCGCCGGGCGCTGGCTCGCATCGGTGCCGAGCAGGGGCAGGACTGGTTGCGGCGTCACCTCGACCAAACCTGTCATGGGTTTTTGGATAACCAGTGGATCCTCGACATCGATGTCACCATCAAGCCCATCTATGGACGTCAGGAAGGTGCCAGCATCGGCTATAACCCGCAAAAGCCCGGACGCCCCAGCCACGCCTACCACACCTACTGGATCGCCACCTTGCGCCTGTGTCTGGACGTGGAGGTGCACCCCGGCGATCAATCCGCCGCCGGACATGGTTTTGCGGGGCTGTGGGCGCTCATCGACCGACTGCCAGCCGAGCGCCGGCCCCATCTTTTGCGCGGTGACTGCGCCTATGGCCAGGAGGCGCTGCTCAGTGAAGCTGAAGCGCGTAAACTCAACTATTTGTTCAAACTGCGCCGCACCGCCAAGGCCCGCGAGCTGGTGGCCGCGCTTGAACGCACCACCACCACCGCTTGGACCGACGCCGGACAAGGCTGGCAGGGCTGCGAAAGCTGCCTGCGCCTGCAAGGCTGGAACCGGGCCCGACGTGTGGTGGTCTTGCGCCGTCGCCTCAACGACCAACGCCACCCCCGGGCCCGCCGCCGCCTCGTGCGCGAGCAAGCCGACCACGCTTTGCTGCTGAACATCCCCGACGCGGCCGCCTGCGAGCCGATCATCTACGAACATCAGATCCTCGTTACGAGCCTGCCCTACGAGATCCTTACCCTTGCCACCCTGTATCGGGAACGTGGGGGCGCGGAAATGTGA
- a CDS encoding ATP-binding protein — MKTEPEKPDLLKDQLKYLKLGYLLRHHGELTAEAAKARCSHAEFLRRLVQAETQDRQIRALERRIQAARFPVKKTVDQFQWDWPKELNEAQVRHLFELGFVKERTNVVFCGGVGLGKTHLASALGYAACQAGYTVLFTTAVDAINALVTAQSLHRLQAELKRYMTPAVLVLDEVGYLPLDKSGADLLFQIVSQRYERGSLIVTTNKAYKHWAGIFNNDAGITAAILDRLLHRAQTVVIEGKSYRMKDRLADEPAS; from the coding sequence ATGAAAACAGAACCCGAAAAACCCGATTTATTAAAAGACCAGCTTAAGTATCTGAAACTCGGTTACCTGTTGCGTCACCACGGCGAACTGACCGCCGAGGCGGCCAAGGCGCGCTGTTCGCACGCCGAATTTTTACGCCGACTGGTGCAGGCCGAGACCCAGGACCGCCAGATCCGGGCGCTGGAGCGGCGCATCCAGGCAGCGCGCTTCCCGGTCAAGAAAACCGTCGACCAGTTCCAGTGGGACTGGCCCAAGGAGTTGAACGAAGCGCAGGTACGCCACCTCTTCGAACTGGGTTTTGTGAAGGAGCGCACCAACGTGGTGTTTTGCGGTGGTGTGGGGCTTGGGAAGACACATCTCGCGAGCGCGTTGGGCTACGCGGCCTGCCAGGCGGGTTACACGGTGCTGTTTACGACGGCGGTGGACGCGATCAACGCCCTGGTCACCGCCCAGTCCCTGCACCGGTTGCAAGCCGAGTTGAAGCGTTACATGACCCCTGCGGTGCTCGTGCTCGATGAGGTCGGCTACCTGCCGCTCGACAAGTCGGGGGCCGACCTGCTCTTCCAGATCGTCAGCCAACGCTACGAACGCGGCTCGCTGATCGTCACCACCAACAAGGCCTACAAACACTGGGCAGGGATCTTTAACAACGACGCTGGCATCACCGCGGCGATCCTGGACCGCCTGCTGCACCGCGCTCAGACCGTCGTCATCGAGGGCAAATCCTACCGCATGAAAGACCGCCTAGCCGACGAACCTGCAAGCTGA
- a CDS encoding IS21 family transposase, which translates to MIDYELYCRIKQAEAAGHSAPQIARSLQLHVQTVRRWQAQEKYVRSQAAQVPRPSKLDVHKPAIARWLEAHPFTAMQLWQKVRERGYTGGYSILKDYVRRVRPRNLEAFLTLKFAPGQTAQVDWGSFGAVEVDGTRRALSFFVMVLGYSRFLHVEFTLGQGQEWWLGCHRRAFEKLGGVPREVMVDNCKTAVLSHVPGTDPVYNAQYLDFARHYGFTIKACGPGHPQSKGMVENAVGYVKKSFLGGRQMNGFTELGPAASLWLETVANVRVHAETQGRPVDRLPEERAALLPLNPVASPAVRTLSVRASRRCRVSIETNRYSVPTKFAGALLTAQIEGAQVRFYADRTLVAEHARSFARRADVENPEHVRELEERKRQGARQRLRLRFLELSPAAPAYQRGLEERRLNAGHHLATIVGLVALYGTEAVGRAIESAHELGAYSSDYILNLLEQRARALPQAGPIHLTRADAVAALELELCPPDLSPYTL; encoded by the coding sequence GTGATCGATTACGAACTGTATTGCCGGATAAAACAGGCGGAGGCGGCCGGTCACAGTGCGCCGCAAATCGCCCGCTCGCTCCAGTTGCACGTGCAGACGGTGAGGCGCTGGCAGGCGCAGGAAAAGTACGTGCGCAGCCAGGCCGCGCAGGTGCCTAGGCCAAGCAAGCTCGACGTGCACAAGCCGGCGATCGCGCGCTGGCTGGAGGCCCATCCGTTCACCGCCATGCAGCTCTGGCAAAAGGTGCGCGAGCGGGGGTACACGGGCGGGTATTCAATTTTGAAAGACTACGTGCGGCGGGTGCGGCCGAGGAACCTGGAGGCGTTTCTTACCCTCAAGTTTGCCCCCGGCCAGACCGCGCAGGTGGACTGGGGCAGTTTTGGCGCGGTGGAGGTGGACGGCACCCGGCGGGCTTTAAGTTTTTTCGTCATGGTTTTGGGGTACAGCCGGTTCCTGCATGTGGAATTTACCCTCGGGCAGGGCCAGGAGTGGTGGCTGGGCTGTCACCGGCGCGCCTTTGAAAAACTCGGCGGGGTGCCGCGCGAGGTGATGGTGGACAACTGCAAGACGGCCGTCCTCTCGCATGTGCCCGGGACCGACCCGGTGTACAACGCCCAGTACCTGGACTTTGCCCGGCACTACGGGTTTACGATAAAAGCGTGCGGGCCGGGGCATCCGCAGTCCAAGGGCATGGTGGAAAACGCGGTGGGTTACGTGAAAAAAAGCTTCCTTGGCGGGCGGCAGATGAACGGGTTTACCGAGCTGGGGCCGGCCGCCAGCTTGTGGCTGGAAACGGTGGCCAACGTGCGCGTTCACGCTGAAACCCAGGGCCGGCCGGTGGACCGGCTGCCCGAGGAGCGCGCTGCGCTCCTGCCGCTTAACCCGGTGGCCAGTCCGGCGGTGCGCACCTTAAGCGTGCGGGCGTCGCGGCGGTGCCGGGTGAGTATCGAAACGAACCGCTACTCGGTGCCCACGAAGTTTGCCGGGGCGCTACTCACCGCGCAGATCGAGGGGGCGCAGGTGAGGTTTTATGCGGACCGCACCCTGGTGGCCGAGCACGCCCGCAGTTTTGCCCGCCGCGCCGATGTGGAAAACCCCGAGCACGTGCGCGAACTCGAAGAGCGCAAACGGCAGGGAGCGCGGCAGCGCCTGCGGCTACGGTTTTTGGAACTGAGCCCGGCGGCACCCGCCTACCAACGGGGGCTGGAGGAGCGCCGGCTCAACGCGGGACACCACCTGGCGACTATCGTGGGTTTGGTGGCCCTGTATGGAACGGAGGCAGTCGGCCGGGCGATCGAAAGCGCCCATGAACTCGGCGCCTACTCCAGCGATTACATCCTCAACTTGCTCGAACAACGCGCGCGGGCCTTGCCGCAAGCCGGGCCGATCCACCTCACCCGCGCCGACGCGGTGGCCGCGTTGGAACTCGAACTGTGTCCCCCGGATTTAAGCCCCTACACTCTATGA
- a CDS encoding helix-turn-helix domain-containing protein, giving the protein MSGEQVQEVARRCNTRPNTVIKWRDRFVLLGMKGLDDAARPGAKRTYGEDFRDRVLALS; this is encoded by the coding sequence GTGAGTGGCGAGCAGGTGCAAGAGGTGGCGCGCCGCTGCAACACCAGGCCGAACACCGTAATAAAGTGGAGGGATCGCTTTGTGCTGCTTGGCATGAAGGGGCTGGATGATGCGGCACGGCCGGGCGCGAAGCGCACCTACGGTGAGGACTTTCGAGATCGGGTGCTGGCTTTATCCTAA
- the ltrA gene encoding group II intron reverse transcriptase/maturase codes for MYGELYRQDILSDALDQVIANDGVPGVDGFEVETLVKNEAYRAAWLLALAEEMRTKTYRPSPVLRVYIWKDQARTKRRALGIPTVKDRVVQSAAVIVLQPILEADFHDHSYAYRPKRRTHQAMDKVKEAMLSGKVEVVDADLSSYFDMIPHRELLQLVAKRVSDGSVLRLIKTWLRAPIVEEDRDTGCRKVSANRCGTPQGGVISPLLANLYLNDLDHAVNEKCEQKPTMVRYADDLLILCKPGQGAGLQTRLKRWLEARKLKLNEEKTRLVDTRKEGFEFLGFSVAWRQGMKSKRRYPHVEPSAKSLVKLRDKVRMELVLTCNNK; via the coding sequence TTGTATGGAGAGCTGTATCGGCAGGACATTCTGTCGGATGCGCTCGATCAGGTGATCGCCAATGACGGCGTGCCGGGAGTGGACGGGTTCGAGGTGGAAACGCTCGTAAAGAACGAAGCCTATCGGGCGGCATGGCTGCTTGCGCTGGCGGAGGAAATGCGAACGAAAACCTACCGACCCAGTCCGGTCCTGCGCGTCTATATATGGAAGGATCAGGCCAGGACCAAACGTCGTGCGCTGGGCATCCCTACGGTGAAAGACCGGGTGGTGCAAAGCGCGGCGGTGATCGTGTTGCAGCCAATCCTAGAGGCGGACTTCCATGACCATTCCTACGCCTACCGGCCGAAACGTCGGACCCATCAGGCGATGGATAAGGTCAAGGAAGCCATGCTGAGCGGAAAGGTGGAGGTGGTGGACGCGGATTTATCGAGCTACTTCGATATGATCCCGCACCGCGAACTCCTGCAATTGGTGGCCAAACGGGTGAGCGATGGGAGCGTGTTGCGTTTAATAAAAACGTGGCTGCGCGCACCCATCGTGGAAGAGGACCGGGACACGGGGTGCCGCAAGGTGAGCGCGAACCGGTGTGGCACGCCACAAGGCGGAGTTATATCGCCTCTGCTGGCGAACCTCTACCTCAACGACCTCGATCATGCGGTGAATGAGAAGTGCGAACAAAAGCCGACGATGGTGCGTTACGCCGACGACCTCCTGATCCTGTGCAAACCGGGTCAAGGGGCGGGGCTGCAAACGCGACTGAAACGGTGGCTGGAGGCACGTAAGTTAAAGCTCAACGAAGAGAAAACCCGACTGGTGGATACACGAAAGGAAGGCTTTGAGTTCCTCGGTTTTTCCGTCGCATGGCGGCAAGGCATGAAGAGCAAACGAAGGTATCCGCACGTGGAACCCAGTGCGAAAAGTCTGGTCAAGTTACGCGACAAAGTGCGGATGGAGCTAGTGCTTACTTGCAATAATAAGTGA